In Flammeovirgaceae bacterium 311, one DNA window encodes the following:
- a CDS encoding capsular exopolysaccharide family protein (COG3206 Uncharacterized protein involved in exopolysaccharide biosynthesis), translating into MKEDTTYVEYTDAPDEQPEGGPLQSIDFDKLFSVLKKSLPIIVVIFLVCNMGAYLYIRYTKPLFQSNSELQLTENKPAASFGFVDSDKATMEGMSSEIELIKSKLFLNKVLSALDLDVSYFTQGKILDDEKYRSAPFKVDYLLKDERFFNQKIYVNIHDLQEYTLSYFQGENEVSNRYRFGQAVETGSFNLTLTLLEGTTGDAINSNYYFIINSDQSLIDYLSTNLTVTILNPNAKTIKISLTDYNPYKARVVVDAVSNMYLTYKEEEQIKANNQKIAFLNTLVEDAESKLEGYETYFEDFTISQRTTNLNKDISNTILLLESVDSQRVATRRQLNNLTNLSSRIKSEDTYFAQSLVNRAGDDFPADIKTLLDQLNKLISEKEVLLEHYNENTQAAQMKIKQVSMIKEDLLAALQLYESDLRKQVDDLQFRHRELLSSFVQLPSKGTEFSKSQRDYNQLLEVLLNLQSKKIEFEIANAGSTTDYKILSSASMPGAPISPDKYLFHGIGLAAGLMLSLLFVGGRYMLDNKVNGVAEVERLANVPVLGAVPLTLSKLATARMVITDNPKSAFSESMRAIRTNMEFLGARQNNRIISVTSTISGEGKTFIATNLAGIIALSKKRVIVLDLDMRKPKVHLAFEGENASAGLSTILIGRHSLEESIRKTSIPNLDYIPAGPTPPNPSELVMNGDFDALLLRLKDLYDVIVMDTPPVGLVTDGILIMKKADLPLYVFKANYSRKLYFKTLNRLATVNQFNNLAVILNGVSRNKGYGYGYGYGYGDTGGYYEE; encoded by the coding sequence CCGGATGAACAGCCTGAAGGAGGTCCGCTTCAAAGTATTGACTTTGACAAGCTATTTAGTGTCTTAAAAAAGAGCCTGCCCATTATTGTTGTGATCTTTTTGGTCTGCAACATGGGCGCTTATCTATACATACGCTATACCAAACCTCTTTTCCAGTCAAATTCCGAACTACAGCTTACCGAAAACAAACCGGCAGCCAGCTTTGGTTTTGTTGATTCCGACAAGGCTACCATGGAGGGCATGTCTAGCGAGATAGAGCTCATCAAGTCAAAGCTGTTTCTGAACAAGGTATTGTCGGCCCTGGACCTGGATGTAAGCTACTTTACACAGGGTAAAATACTGGACGATGAGAAATATCGTTCTGCCCCTTTTAAAGTAGACTACCTGCTTAAGGATGAGCGATTCTTTAATCAGAAAATCTATGTTAACATCCACGATCTTCAGGAGTACACCCTTAGCTATTTCCAGGGCGAAAATGAAGTAAGCAATCGCTACCGCTTTGGACAGGCTGTAGAAACAGGCTCCTTCAACCTGACGCTCACGCTTCTTGAGGGCACCACCGGCGATGCCATTAACAGTAACTACTACTTTATCATCAACAGCGATCAGTCACTGATCGATTATCTGAGTACTAACTTAACGGTTACGATACTCAATCCAAATGCCAAAACCATCAAAATCTCTTTAACTGATTATAACCCTTATAAAGCAAGGGTAGTGGTAGATGCGGTAAGTAACATGTATCTTACCTATAAAGAGGAAGAGCAAATCAAGGCGAATAATCAGAAAATTGCTTTTCTGAATACGCTGGTGGAAGATGCTGAAAGTAAGCTGGAAGGCTACGAAACTTATTTCGAAGATTTCACCATCAGCCAGCGAACCACCAACCTGAACAAGGATATCAGCAACACCATTCTGCTGCTGGAAAGTGTAGACAGCCAGCGGGTGGCCACACGCCGCCAGCTGAACAACCTCACCAACCTCTCCTCCCGCATTAAATCAGAAGATACTTATTTCGCACAGTCCCTGGTAAACCGGGCAGGCGATGATTTCCCGGCTGATATTAAAACTTTGCTGGATCAGCTGAACAAACTGATCTCTGAAAAAGAAGTACTGCTGGAGCATTACAATGAGAATACTCAGGCGGCTCAGATGAAGATCAAGCAGGTTTCCATGATCAAGGAAGATTTACTTGCGGCCCTTCAGCTATACGAAAGCGACCTTAGGAAACAGGTAGATGACCTGCAGTTCCGGCACAGGGAGTTACTCAGCAGCTTTGTACAACTACCTTCCAAAGGAACAGAATTCAGCAAATCGCAAAGAGACTATAACCAGCTGCTGGAGGTATTGCTGAACCTGCAAAGCAAAAAAATAGAATTCGAGATTGCCAACGCCGGTTCAACCACCGATTATAAGATTCTTTCTTCGGCCAGCATGCCGGGAGCCCCTATTTCTCCTGATAAATATTTGTTCCATGGCATTGGTTTAGCCGCAGGGCTCATGCTAAGCTTGCTGTTTGTTGGCGGGCGTTATATGCTCGATAACAAAGTGAATGGTGTGGCTGAGGTGGAGCGCCTGGCCAATGTGCCGGTGTTAGGGGCCGTACCTTTAACACTTAGTAAGCTGGCCACTGCCCGCATGGTGATTACCGATAACCCTAAATCTGCCTTTAGCGAATCCATGCGTGCCATCAGAACCAATATGGAGTTCCTGGGGGCCCGCCAGAATAACCGCATTATATCGGTAACCTCCACGATAAGTGGTGAGGGTAAAACCTTTATTGCCACAAATCTTGCCGGCATTATTGCTTTATCTAAAAAGAGGGTAATTGTGCTGGACCTTGACATGCGCAAACCTAAGGTTCACCTGGCTTTCGAAGGCGAAAATGCCTCTGCCGGCCTAAGCACTATCCTGATTGGCAGACACAGCCTGGAGGAGAGCATACGCAAAACTTCTATCCCTAATTTAGACTATATTCCTGCAGGGCCAACCCCGCCAAACCCTTCGGAATTGGTTATGAACGGTGATTTTGATGCGCTGCTGTTAAGATTAAAGGACCTATACGATGTAATTGTAATGGATACGCCGCCTGTAGGTTTGGTGACAGATGGTATTCTGATTATGAAGAAGGCCGACCTGCCACTCTACGTGTTCAAAGCAAATTATTCTCGTAAGCTGTACTTTAAAACCCTCAACAGGTTGGCAACTGTTAACCAGTTTAATAACTTAGCGGTAATTCTGAACGGCGTGAGCCGAAACAAAGGCTATGGATATGGATATGGCTACGGCTATGGCGATACCGGGGGCTATTACGAAGAATAA
- a CDS encoding NAD-dependent epimerase/dehydratase (COG0451 Nucleoside-diphosphate-sugar epimerases): MIFVTGASGLIGSHLISRLITEGYAVRALRRASSDISLLEDVSAHIDWVEADLLDTSLLYEYLKGCRQVLHCAGMVSFSAKDKDLLYQTNVEGTAALVNSSLAAGIQQFIHISSVAAIGRVKRSSVVNEEQKWEKSSLNSWYGETKYLGELEVWRAHTEGMPCIIFNPSTVLGPGPMHRSSTQLFNYVLKKNRFYPPGLMNWVDVRDVADLVIAALQPEAPAGERYIISAGAVRYEVLFRQMADCLGVPPPQIKTNSVLTSGAYYLEKIRSQFGRKSPMITKETVKLSNMEIEFNNLKVSKQFNHTFRSLHETIQWCCQELQSYIL, encoded by the coding sequence ATGATTTTCGTTACCGGTGCCAGTGGACTTATTGGCTCTCATCTTATTAGCAGACTTATAACAGAAGGTTATGCCGTGCGGGCATTGCGGCGCGCCAGCTCCGATATTTCACTCCTGGAGGATGTTTCCGCCCATATTGACTGGGTAGAAGCTGATTTACTGGATACCAGCCTGCTGTACGAATACCTGAAAGGCTGCCGGCAGGTGCTGCATTGCGCCGGAATGGTTTCCTTCTCGGCTAAAGATAAAGACCTGCTCTACCAGACAAATGTAGAAGGCACTGCTGCCCTGGTAAACAGCTCACTGGCGGCTGGCATACAGCAATTTATTCACATTAGCTCTGTGGCAGCCATTGGCCGGGTAAAACGTAGCAGTGTGGTGAATGAAGAACAAAAATGGGAAAAATCCAGCCTCAACAGCTGGTATGGCGAAACAAAGTACCTGGGAGAGCTTGAAGTATGGAGAGCTCATACCGAAGGCATGCCCTGCATCATCTTCAATCCATCTACAGTACTTGGCCCCGGCCCCATGCATCGCTCCAGCACACAGCTGTTTAATTATGTGCTTAAGAAAAACAGGTTTTATCCGCCCGGCTTAATGAATTGGGTGGATGTAAGAGATGTAGCTGATCTGGTAATAGCAGCCCTGCAACCTGAAGCCCCGGCCGGCGAAAGATATATAATTTCGGCAGGTGCTGTACGTTATGAGGTACTGTTCAGGCAAATGGCTGATTGTCTGGGGGTACCGCCACCACAAATCAAAACTAATTCGGTCCTCACAAGTGGTGCATATTACCTGGAAAAGATTCGTTCCCAATTCGGACGAAAATCTCCTATGATTACAAAAGAAACAGTAAAATTGAGTAATATGGAGATAGAATTTAACAATTTAAAGGTAAGCAAACAGTTTAATCATACCTTCCGCTCCTTGCATGAGACGATTCAGTGGTGTTGCCAAGAGCTTCAAAGCTATATACTATAA
- a CDS encoding hypothetical protein (COG2035 Predicted membrane protein), whose translation MRTIKDYALLYLKGAGMGAADVVPGVSGGTIAFITGIYEELLNSIKSFNLDALQILKKGHFKEFWQHINGTFLLVLIAGVFTSLLTLSRLITWLLATYPIQLWSFFFGLIIISAILVTKEIRKWSGAVVIAGILGIAIAYIITVVSPGQTPDALWFVFIAGAIAICAMILPGISGSFILLLLVKYEFILNAVKELNLPVIIVFGLGCVTGLLSFARVVSWLLDRYYNVAVALLAGFMIGSLNKVWPWKVVTEFYMDSKGVQKPLVTESVWPTEFAISTGQQPHVLWAVLFAALGILLVVGIEKVSKYSVSPDH comes from the coding sequence ATGAGAACGATCAAAGACTACGCACTCCTTTACCTCAAGGGCGCCGGCATGGGCGCCGCCGATGTTGTACCCGGCGTATCCGGCGGCACAATTGCCTTTATCACCGGCATTTATGAAGAGTTGCTGAACAGCATCAAATCTTTTAACCTGGATGCCCTGCAGATATTAAAAAAGGGACACTTTAAGGAATTCTGGCAACACATAAACGGAACTTTCCTGCTGGTACTCATTGCTGGCGTTTTTACCAGCCTGCTTACGCTTTCCCGCCTTATTACCTGGCTGCTGGCCACCTACCCCATCCAGCTCTGGTCTTTCTTCTTTGGTCTCATCATTATTTCTGCCATACTGGTTACCAAAGAAATAAGAAAATGGAGTGGGGCTGTGGTAATAGCAGGCATTCTGGGTATTGCCATTGCCTACATCATTACAGTAGTGAGTCCCGGACAAACACCTGATGCCCTCTGGTTTGTGTTTATTGCAGGAGCTATTGCCATTTGCGCCATGATTCTGCCTGGCATATCAGGTTCTTTTATTTTGCTGCTGCTGGTAAAGTACGAGTTTATCCTGAATGCGGTAAAAGAGCTGAACCTCCCCGTGATCATTGTGTTTGGCCTTGGCTGCGTAACCGGTTTATTAAGCTTTGCCCGCGTTGTTTCCTGGCTGCTGGATCGCTACTATAATGTTGCCGTTGCCCTGCTGGCAGGCTTTATGATTGGCTCACTAAACAAGGTATGGCCCTGGAAGGTGGTAACAGAATTCTACATGGACAGCAAAGGAGTACAAAAGCCCCTTGTGACTGAAAGTGTCTGGCCTACTGAATTTGCCATCAGCACCGGTCAGCAGCCACATGTGCTGTGGGCCGTGCTTTTTGCAGCCCTGGGCATTCTGCTGGTGGTAGGCATAGAGAAAGTTTCAAAATACAGCGTAAGTCCTGATCATTAA
- a CDS encoding excinuclease ABC subunit B (COG0556 Helicase subunit of the DNA excision repair complex): protein MNFQLISEYQPTGDQPKAIVQLVEGLTAGEPAQTLLGVTGSGKTFTMANVISQLNKPTLVLSHNKTLAAQLYSEFKQFFPNNAVEYFISYYDYYQPEAFLPTTNTYIEKDLSINEEIEKLRLSATSALLSGRQDVLVVASVSCIYGMGNPEDFAKSVVRIQEGDRIARSQFLFALVDILYHRTEAEFKRGSFRVKGDTVDIFVAYADFAYRIIFWGDEIESIQRIDPETGKKLGDEKIISIFPANLFVTGKDVAQQAIKEIQYDMVAQVELFEKDRRFLEAQRIKERTEFDLEMIRELGFCSGIENYSRYFDRRTPGSRPFCLLDYFPDDYLMIIDESHVTVPQVRAMWGGDRARKINLVDYGFRLPSALDNRPLTFNEFEEIINQVVFVSATPADYELRKSEGVVIEQIIRPTGLLDPVIDVRPSINQIDDLLEEIHLRTERKERVLVTTLTKRMAEELTKYLDRAGVRCRYIHSEVQTLERVEILRDLRLGEFDVLVGVNLLREGLDLPEVSLVAILDADKEGFLRNVRSLVQTIGRAARNANGMVIMYADKVTESMQTAIDETNRRRTIQMEYNEANGITPTTVYKSREAIMEQVSVADVRKKEAKKAYIEPDTLSLAADPVVAYMKPEQLDKLLKETQRKMEKAAKELDFMEAARLRDELMEIKKLKEEKAS, encoded by the coding sequence ATGAATTTTCAGCTTATCTCTGAGTATCAACCTACAGGCGATCAACCCAAAGCCATTGTTCAGCTGGTGGAAGGTTTAACCGCTGGTGAACCTGCACAAACACTACTTGGGGTTACCGGTTCCGGTAAAACCTTTACCATGGCAAATGTAATCAGCCAGCTAAACAAGCCAACACTGGTACTAAGCCACAATAAAACACTCGCCGCACAACTTTACAGTGAATTCAAGCAGTTCTTCCCGAACAATGCGGTGGAGTACTTTATCTCCTATTACGATTACTACCAGCCTGAGGCTTTTCTTCCTACCACCAATACCTACATCGAGAAAGACCTCTCTATTAACGAAGAAATTGAAAAGCTGCGCTTAAGCGCCACCTCTGCCCTGCTAAGCGGCCGGCAGGATGTGCTGGTGGTAGCCTCTGTGTCCTGTATCTACGGCATGGGTAACCCCGAGGATTTTGCAAAAAGCGTTGTACGCATACAGGAGGGAGACCGTATTGCCCGCTCCCAGTTCCTGTTCGCCCTGGTAGATATTCTGTACCACCGCACCGAAGCAGAATTTAAGCGCGGCAGCTTTCGGGTAAAAGGCGATACGGTAGATATTTTTGTAGCCTATGCCGATTTTGCCTACCGCATTATTTTCTGGGGCGATGAAATTGAATCTATTCAGCGTATAGATCCGGAGACTGGCAAAAAACTGGGCGATGAAAAGATCATCTCTATTTTCCCGGCAAACCTGTTTGTAACAGGCAAAGATGTGGCGCAGCAGGCCATTAAAGAAATACAGTACGATATGGTAGCGCAGGTAGAGCTTTTTGAAAAAGACCGCCGTTTCCTGGAGGCCCAGCGCATTAAAGAACGCACAGAATTTGATCTGGAGATGATCCGGGAGCTGGGCTTCTGCTCTGGCATTGAGAACTACAGCCGCTACTTCGACCGGCGTACGCCGGGTTCGCGCCCGTTCTGCCTGCTCGATTATTTTCCCGATGATTACCTGATGATCATCGATGAGAGCCACGTAACCGTACCACAGGTACGTGCCATGTGGGGTGGCGACCGGGCCCGTAAAATTAACCTGGTGGATTATGGTTTCAGGCTGCCATCGGCACTGGATAACCGCCCGCTTACCTTTAATGAGTTTGAGGAGATCATTAACCAGGTAGTGTTTGTAAGTGCCACCCCGGCAGATTATGAACTGCGCAAATCAGAGGGCGTGGTCATTGAGCAGATCATACGTCCTACAGGCCTGCTCGATCCAGTCATAGATGTACGCCCCAGCATTAATCAGATAGACGATCTGCTGGAAGAAATACACCTGCGCACTGAGCGGAAGGAACGCGTACTGGTTACTACCCTTACCAAGCGCATGGCCGAGGAGCTTACCAAATACCTGGATCGTGCCGGTGTGCGCTGCCGCTACATCCACTCTGAGGTGCAAACCCTGGAGCGGGTAGAAATTCTGCGCGACCTGCGCCTGGGCGAGTTTGATGTGCTGGTGGGTGTAAACCTGCTGCGGGAGGGCCTGGATTTGCCGGAGGTATCGTTGGTAGCCATTCTGGATGCCGATAAAGAAGGCTTTTTACGCAATGTACGCTCGCTGGTACAAACCATTGGCCGCGCCGCCCGTAATGCAAATGGTATGGTGATTATGTATGCCGATAAAGTAACAGAATCGATGCAGACAGCCATAGACGAAACCAATCGCCGCCGGACTATTCAGATGGAGTACAACGAAGCCAACGGTATTACCCCAACAACAGTGTACAAATCACGCGAAGCCATCATGGAGCAAGTCTCTGTGGCCGATGTACGCAAAAAAGAAGCCAAGAAAGCCTACATCGAACCTGATACGCTCTCGCTTGCAGCCGACCCTGTAGTAGCCTATATGAAACCCGAGCAGCTGGATAAGCTGCTGAAAGAAACCCAGCGTAAAATGGAGAAGGCAGCCAAAGAACTAGACTTTATGGAAGCTGCCCGCCTCCGCGATGAGCTTATGGAAATAAAAAAACTAAAAGAGGAAAAAGCATCTTAA
- a CDS encoding phosphosulfolactate synthase (COG1809 Uncharacterized conserved protein) has protein sequence MNYELGQIPYRTLKPRDYGFTMAMDKGLSTREAEDFLSVASNYVDIVKLGWATSFVTPNLDEKLQVFREANIPVYFGGTLFEAFIVRNKFDDYRRILDKYKMEYAEVSDGSIELPHDKKCEYISQLATQVTVLSEVGSKDADKIIPPYKWIALMKAEMEAGAWKVIGEAREGGNVGLFRSTGEVRSGLVEEILTQIPFEKIIWEAPQKSQQVWFIKLLGTNVNLGNIAPNEIIPLETIRLGLRGDTFNDFLTE, from the coding sequence ATGAATTACGAGCTTGGGCAAATCCCTTACAGAACCCTAAAGCCCAGGGACTATGGTTTTACCATGGCCATGGATAAAGGTTTAAGTACCAGGGAGGCGGAAGATTTCTTGAGTGTAGCCAGCAATTACGTAGATATTGTAAAACTTGGATGGGCTACTTCTTTTGTAACCCCCAACCTGGATGAAAAGCTTCAGGTGTTCAGGGAAGCAAACATACCAGTATACTTTGGTGGCACCCTCTTTGAGGCATTCATAGTCCGCAATAAATTCGACGACTACCGGCGAATTCTGGATAAGTACAAAATGGAGTATGCCGAAGTCTCGGATGGCTCCATTGAATTGCCCCACGATAAAAAATGTGAGTACATCAGCCAGCTGGCAACACAGGTTACGGTACTATCTGAGGTAGGCTCTAAAGATGCCGATAAGATCATTCCGCCCTACAAGTGGATTGCCCTGATGAAAGCCGAGATGGAAGCCGGTGCCTGGAAGGTGATTGGCGAAGCCCGCGAGGGTGGTAATGTTGGCCTTTTCCGCAGTACAGGCGAGGTGCGTTCCGGCCTGGTAGAAGAAATTTTAACGCAGATTCCTTTTGAAAAAATTATTTGGGAAGCCCCGCAGAAATCGCAGCAAGTGTGGTTTATTAAGCTCCTGGGTACTAATGTAAATTTAGGAAATATTGCTCCAAACGAAATTATTCCACTGGAAACCATTCGTTTAGGGCTAAGGGGTGATACTTTCAATGATTTTCTTACTGAATAA
- a CDS encoding hypothetical protein (COG0457 FOG: TPR repeat) yields the protein MAENYKRRQEEKALIERFENVLEDDSYTYFEVEEYETIVNHYIKKSKWQQAVKACKLASEQFPLSTEVLSLKIQILTRLQKYEEALELLEEAVALQPTDPEVMSMKANVLSLSGRHDDAIGLYERSLIFSADKDDVYYNIGLTYQSTGRYEEAINHYKQAIEANINHENALYELAYCLDVTGKLESSLAYYQKFIDRDPFSFYAWYNIGIIYNKLGRYEEAVHAYEYATAINEKFASAHFNMGNSLMNLGRYEQALESYKNTHKWEGPSAETYCCIGSAYEKLGQFDGAIKYYQKSTKADATYDRAWFGIGYCLCKQNRHFEAVYFFTKALKYDAENGQYWLSLADAEYRAGNLMSSFEAYQAASQYDGGNLAVWLEWSNVYFDLHEYDKAFVIIKAGMDELPENADLQYRAVVYLISAGKYKEAFNFLENALILDFDKHSVLFDFFKKPEVQKALYKIIDQYRN from the coding sequence ATGGCAGAGAATTATAAGAGAAGACAGGAGGAAAAAGCATTAATAGAGCGTTTTGAGAACGTTCTGGAAGATGATAGCTACACCTACTTTGAAGTAGAGGAGTACGAGACCATCGTAAACCACTATATTAAAAAAAGCAAGTGGCAGCAAGCTGTTAAAGCTTGTAAGCTGGCGTCAGAACAGTTCCCTCTTTCTACAGAAGTATTAAGTCTGAAAATCCAGATTCTTACCCGCCTTCAGAAATACGAAGAGGCGCTGGAATTGCTGGAAGAAGCAGTGGCACTTCAGCCAACCGATCCGGAAGTGATGAGCATGAAAGCAAACGTGCTGTCGCTTAGTGGTCGTCATGATGATGCCATCGGACTTTACGAAAGGTCCCTGATATTTTCAGCAGATAAAGATGATGTCTATTATAACATAGGCCTTACCTACCAGAGTACCGGTAGGTATGAAGAGGCCATTAACCATTACAAACAGGCAATCGAGGCTAATATAAACCACGAAAATGCACTCTATGAGCTTGCATACTGTCTGGATGTAACCGGTAAGCTGGAATCAAGCCTTGCCTATTATCAGAAGTTCATAGACCGCGATCCTTTCTCATTCTATGCCTGGTACAATATTGGTATCATCTACAACAAGCTTGGCCGCTACGAAGAGGCCGTACATGCCTATGAGTATGCAACGGCCATCAACGAAAAATTTGCTTCGGCTCATTTTAACATGGGCAACTCGCTCATGAACCTGGGCAGGTACGAGCAGGCACTGGAATCTTACAAGAACACGCACAAATGGGAAGGCCCCAGCGCAGAAACCTACTGCTGCATTGGCTCCGCATACGAAAAGCTGGGCCAGTTCGATGGCGCTATTAAGTACTACCAGAAATCTACCAAGGCAGATGCTACTTACGACAGGGCCTGGTTTGGCATTGGTTATTGCCTGTGTAAACAAAACCGCCATTTCGAGGCAGTATACTTCTTTACCAAAGCCCTTAAGTACGATGCAGAAAATGGCCAGTACTGGCTGTCGCTGGCCGATGCCGAGTACCGTGCAGGCAACTTAATGTCGAGCTTTGAAGCCTACCAGGCTGCCAGCCAGTACGATGGTGGCAACCTGGCCGTGTGGCTGGAGTGGTCTAATGTATACTTCGATCTGCACGAGTACGATAAGGCTTTCGTGATCATAAAAGCCGGCATGGATGAGCTTCCTGAGAACGCCGATCTGCAATACCGGGCAGTAGTTTATCTTATATCTGCGGGTAAATACAAAGAGGCCTTTAATTTTCTGGAAAATGCTTTAATTTTGGACTTCGATAAGCACAGCGTTCTGTTTGACTTCTTCAAAAAACCAGAAGTACAAAAGGCGCTGTACAAGATCATCGATCAGTACCGAAATTAA
- the aroE gene encoding shikimate 5-dehydrogenase (COG0169 Shikimate 5-dehydrogenase), which produces MRKFGLIGYPLGHSFSKGYFTEKFKKEGIADASYELYPLQHIAEFPELLAQNQELLGINVTIPYKEQVIPYLNSLHESAQKVGAVNVIKREGRQLIGYNSDYFGFKLSLQQWLGHTLPHLQALVLGTGGAAKAVAAALQDLGIPFQLVSRQAAENTLSYTQLHQQPQLLQQYRLLINTTPLGMQPNLASCPDLPYDQLGVQHALYDLVYNPAETRFMKEGISRGAQAKNGLQMLHLQAEKAWEIWNGNA; this is translated from the coding sequence ATGCGAAAGTTCGGTCTTATCGGATACCCGCTCGGCCATAGCTTTTCAAAAGGCTACTTTACCGAAAAATTTAAAAAGGAGGGCATTGCTGATGCTTCCTACGAGCTGTATCCGCTGCAGCACATCGCCGAATTCCCGGAGCTGCTGGCGCAAAATCAGGAGCTGCTTGGCATTAATGTAACCATTCCTTATAAAGAGCAGGTGATTCCCTACCTGAACAGCCTGCACGAAAGTGCGCAGAAGGTGGGAGCCGTTAATGTTATTAAGCGGGAGGGCCGGCAGCTCATCGGTTACAATTCCGACTACTTTGGCTTTAAACTGTCGCTGCAGCAGTGGCTTGGCCATACATTACCCCATCTGCAGGCCCTGGTGCTTGGCACTGGTGGCGCTGCCAAAGCTGTGGCAGCAGCACTCCAGGATCTTGGTATACCCTTTCAGTTGGTTTCACGCCAGGCTGCAGAGAATACCCTTAGCTACACACAACTGCATCAGCAGCCTCAGTTATTGCAGCAATACCGGTTGCTAATCAATACCACTCCCCTGGGTATGCAGCCCAATTTAGCTTCGTGTCCCGATCTGCCCTACGATCAGCTGGGCGTACAGCATGCGCTTTACGACCTGGTATACAACCCTGCTGAAACCCGGTTTATGAAAGAAGGCATCAGCAGAGGAGCCCAGGCTAAAAACGGCTTACAAATGCTCCACCTGCAGGCAGAAAAAGCCTGGGAGATCTGGAACGGCAATGCATAA
- a CDS encoding PHP domain-containing protein (COG4464 Capsular polysaccharide biosynthesis protein), with protein sequence MFNLFKKHHKHTNVLPLQADIHSHLLPGLDDGVQSVEESVQLLRGFSELGYKHLVITPHILSDFYPNTPNGIKKQLNAIRAAAEKEGLELRLEAAAEYYLDEVFFKSLEADEDLLSFGDKYILFETGFVNQPAILFDAIFKMKARGFQPILAHPERYEYMYHNYELAQELIDRGALLQLNLNSISGYYSVPARKVSEWLIDKKMIHFVGTDCHNQKHFNLLKESIKLPYFDKLLKLDLLNNTLLEA encoded by the coding sequence TTGTTCAATCTCTTTAAAAAACATCATAAGCACACCAATGTGCTGCCGCTGCAGGCAGACATCCACTCGCATTTGCTTCCGGGACTGGATGATGGCGTACAAAGCGTAGAGGAATCTGTACAGTTGTTGCGCGGGTTTAGTGAGCTGGGCTACAAACACCTGGTAATCACACCGCATATTTTAAGCGACTTTTACCCAAATACTCCAAACGGCATTAAAAAACAGCTGAATGCCATAAGGGCTGCAGCTGAAAAAGAAGGACTGGAGCTCAGGCTGGAGGCCGCTGCAGAATATTACCTCGATGAGGTTTTCTTTAAAAGCCTGGAGGCCGACGAAGACTTGCTCAGCTTTGGAGATAAATACATACTCTTCGAAACTGGTTTTGTAAATCAGCCGGCAATCTTGTTTGATGCTATCTTTAAGATGAAGGCCAGGGGCTTTCAACCAATTTTAGCCCACCCCGAGCGTTATGAGTACATGTACCATAATTATGAGCTGGCCCAGGAACTGATAGACAGGGGTGCTTTGCTGCAGCTTAACCTTAATTCAATTTCCGGCTATTATTCTGTTCCCGCCCGGAAGGTAAGTGAGTGGCTGATAGACAAGAAAATGATCCATTTTGTTGGCACCGACTGCCACAACCAAAAGCATTTTAACCTGCTGAAAGAATCAATCAAATTGCCTTATTTTGACAAGCTGCTCAAGCTGGACTTGTTAAATAACACCCTGCTGGAGGCATGA